One Ostrea edulis chromosome 2, xbOstEdul1.1, whole genome shotgun sequence genomic region harbors:
- the LOC130051666 gene encoding complement C1q-like protein 3, whose protein sequence is MMKYIVFCGLLGFAFACNSTGYGNVAFTALVSKDITVASMAVVKYDHVLTNLGGAYQPKTGVFTVPYNGIYTISCSLLSHPANYVHLDIMKNKAVLSTLFAAAKTHPHSGQTLQLVLKKGDKIWVRNANNKPRMLHDRKVYNMFSGVLIQECFDDQ, encoded by the exons ATGATGAAATACATTGTTTTCTGTGGTTTACTGGGATTCGCATTTGCTTGCA ATAGTACAGGATATGGAAATGTTGCCTTCACAGCCCTGGTGTCCAAAGACATAACAGTAGCTTCTATGGCTGTTGTAAAGTATGATCACGTGTTGACAAATTTGGGAGGAGCCTATCAACCGAAAACTGGGGTTTTCACCGTCCCCTATAACGGCATCTACACCATCTCCTGTAGCTTACTGAGTCATCCAGCTAACTACGTTCATCTAGATATCATGAAAAACAAAGCTGTATTGTCTACGTTGTTTGCTGCAGCCAAAACTCACCCACACTCCGGTCAGACATTGCAGCTGGTATTAAAGAAAGGTGACAAAATATGGGTTAGGAACGCTAACAACAAACCAAGAATGCTCCATGACCGTAAAGTGTATAATATGTTTTCTGGTGTTCTAATCCAAGAGTGTTTTGACgatcaataa